The following nucleotide sequence is from Bactrocera oleae isolate idBacOlea1 chromosome 2, idBacOlea1, whole genome shotgun sequence.
GAAAATGTTTTATTGCCAATATTGCCTGAAATGATTCTTGAAGATATGAGTGAGTCCTTTTTAGCGAGCGTGGCGATACGGTTGTCCgttgtaattgatatttttttgtcgACCGCAGAGTTTcaagatttttgttttaatatttaggGTATTCTGCAGGAAATACAATGAACTAAAGTTTTAGCgatattttataggttttggCCCTCATTTTTGAGGGGAGAGAAGATTTTCTCCTCCGTACTGCAAAGCTTATTTCTACTAGCCATGATTGCAGGCTAAAGAAATGTACTTATTATTTTGaccatgtgtgtatataatgaTTCGAGAAAAACACTTGGGAAGTTCTCAAGCGCATATTTGgttttaatattcaattatgTAATGCTATGTTCCGATCGACACTTATTCACGAGATTTAGGCTGCAATGATTATCTCATTAATCTACTCGAATCTGTTTTATAAATCTCCAACGGCAGTGAGGGCAGGTTAGATTAATGAATAGATTAAATCTCTTCAAATTTTTGGTCGAAACATGGCATAATCGAATCGAATTTTCGAATGGTACTTAATAATGTCAGTCAGTTATTTGGAACTGCACGTAAAAAACGTTTCGACGACAAACGGATCCACGTTACATAAACGGACGTGGCTATTTGTTCGGTCACGGGCTGAGAACTTGGCAGTATTCTTCTAAGTAATTTTGGTAAAGTTTTATGTAGCTATAAAAAGaacaacaatttaataaatgtttttccaattcaaaaatatttaatcaagGTTGAACTTTCAAGCGAACTTTCTTCTCATAAAATACCTTAACCATTTTAGCGTTATAGAAACCTACAAAATATTGGCTTCAATTAATACATATTCCCATAATGTCTGCTTTTGCTATCTATCCATGAACTTGACATACGAACTTCTTTCTCTTGGGGAGCATGCTTTCTTAaacgtttatatattttttttttcctctaCTCATTTTAGTACGATCCACATGCTGCTGCTgtcgaacaacaacaacagcaacaacataccGTTAATCAGAAGCAACAACGTAACCAACAAGGCTCCCCTGAAGGCCGTGACGCGAAGCCCTACAAATGCACGCAATGCACAAAAACCTTCGCCAATTCCTCCTATCTCTCACAACACACCCGCATCCATCTGGGCATCAAGCCATATCGATGTGAGATCTGCCAACGCAAATTCACACAGCTGTCGCACTTGCAACAACACATCCGCACACATACCGGGGATAAACCATACAAGTGCCGCCATGCCGGCTGCCCTAAAGCCTTCTCGCAACTCTCCAATTTGCAATCGCACTCTCGCTGCCACCAAACGGACAAACCATTTAAATGCAACTCCTGCTACAAATGCTTCACCGACGAATTAACGCTGCTCGAGCACATACCCAAGCACAAAGACTCGAAACACCTGAAGACGCACATCTGCAACCTGTGTGGCAAGTCGTACACACAGGAGACCTACCTGCAGAAACATTTGCAAAAACACGCCGAAAAGGCGGAGAAGCAACAGCAACGGCAGGCCAGCTCAACAAGTAATGCGCAACACCATGTGCCTGCCGGCGGTATTGGTCTCAATTTGCAGCGACAGGTGGTGATGAATGCTGCCGCGGCGGCCGCAACTAGTGATCCCAATTCATATTGGGCGAAAGTGGGTGCTGATAGTGCCGTAAATGCTGCGACCCTTGCTGAAGCtatacaacagcaacagcagcaagctGCTGCAGCCGCAGCCGCAGCGgctgcgcaacaacaacaacatgcccAGAATGGCTATAACTTTGCGGCGCTGCAacagcatcaacaacaacaacaacaggagcTGTTGCAACACCATCAGCGGCTGGTGAATGGTGGAGCGGGCAGTGGTGGCGATAGCGCTGGCAGCGGCAACACGCCGAATCACTCACACTCGCCCAACGATGAAGGTGAGGACTTGGTGATGCGCCAAACACCACAACATCATctccaacaacagcaacaacatcagcaTCAACAGTCACACTCACCCAATCCACTTCTAATGGGCAATGCAGCGGCTgcagcagcggcggcggcggccGCAGCCAACTACGACGTAAAAACAACCAGCGCCTTTACTCCCATCAACACGGCACCACCACATTTGAACGCGCTAGCTGCACAACAACGTCCACCGGCCGCCGCAGCGTACCTGTACCAGCAGAATGCTGCCGCAGCCGCTGGTTTCCCAACACAGCTTATCTCATTGCATCAGATACGCAACTATGCGCATCAACCCAGCGCAGCGGCGGCAGCGGGACTATTGGCCAGCGATCACCTGCTCGGTTTGACTGGCGTGACCGCGGGCGGTGCCGGCAAGGATAAGGGTCAATAGTACGCCGCACTGCACAGCGGTGTTGGCAACAGTAACGGCAGGTATGGTAATAAGTTCAAAAAGTCGAAGAAACGGATACATGAGCGTACACGTGATCGCAGTTGATTTTACTGAGGCGCCTAGTCGCACGGATAGGGAGTTAGTTGCCTGTCGGCAGGAGGGCGCTCAGCGTCCGTATGCATGTTTGATAAAGCGAGCTCGTAGTGTGCACATATTGGATGGTAGTActacaactacaataacaacatcaaatgcacaacaacaaacaacactaAAAACTCAGGTTTTAATGATAGTTTCAGCAAAGCGGTAGAAGGGAGAACGCAAATGTTAGAATCAGTTGGAGCATAGCATTTTGAGCAACATTTATTTCCTGGTGTCTTTGCTCTGCGAATTTATCAACGCATCTTCCTTTCCACCTAATATTATATAGGGTTgctaacaaatacaaatatgcatttatatatgtctatatatgcAATAAGACGCCTACATCTTTTGCACGTTTCCATGGCAGGTGCTTGTCTACTCTGTATAAACCCTAACACCTGTAAATTCACTCCCTTTATACCAACGTGTTGCTTCTTCTATTTTGtctctcatatacatatactacgcCTGCGCGCCTTGACAGTATACAAATTCTACAAATTGTAGTTCATAATTATAGTAATTATACATAGAAGTAGTTACCGATTAGTTACCCGTCTAGCAATTAGGTAATCGTATTGTAGCAAAAGTAGTTTGATAAGCCGAATTTACTTTATTCAGTAAGAAACAGCTAAGGTTAAGAATTGTGTAATAACAGgcaaatgtatataagtatgtacatatacatagtatgtatgtatttgattttagtttctatatcacaaatatttttctatacagTATCCATTTTAAACTTCTTTAAgttttgttaaacaaaattatatattttaattcctttgtaaaaattctaaaaaatttatgtatgtatgtatatacattaaacattCAATAAGCTTCTGTAGTCAATTAAGTGATTGCAACCTTTGTAGCAACGAATTTATGAATCTCAATAAACTTCACAACTTTTCATagaatatatactatgtatattttttgtatcttCTTTTAAACTATTTTGATTATTTACAAAAGACCTGTAGGTCTATGCATGACGTAACAGCCAGCTAGTATAACCTAGactattttgattttgtattgACTCTCAAATTTTAGATTTCAagaaaaaaaggtaattaaataaCGGCATAACAGCTGTCAGCAACATATTTTTGGAGAAATGCCTACTCTTCCTTTCCAACGAGAGAAAAAGCTAAacccacaacaaaaacaatttcgcAAGGTTCATGAACAGCGTTTCttgtataattaatttacatttttctgttttttttttttaatactatggTAGTTTGCCGTAATGTTATTAATTGATAGCTATAACCAGAGATAAAGGGATGTCCAACTTATttcagtgtgagagcgcctcaaaactAGCGTTTTTTTATAACATGTTCTATTGTAACCAAATCGGACAAAATAATGATTTTGgggcattgaaattaaaatacccaaaatttattaagattaattattattatacatgtatccgttaaacatatggataaactatttaaatttatattaaatttgtgattttgtgatatattaaaacaactaatttttgaactttcaatacataataaagtgaataaatttattaactCTTAATTGATAAATGTtagttttttatcattttcaattgaaaattaatacaaaattaatatatatcgtgccgcatatgtacatatcaatTTCGCgtattctttaattttcattgttttccaatttttgttagtgatcttcaacagcggcAATAAATCTGTCggttcacatattttttggtAAGATTTTAATCTGGCCGGGACGGAACTTTGACGGTTGACTGAGTTCAGCAGGTTTTGACGTCTAGCAATTGTTCTCACATTTTCAGTGACAGATGAGTTGGACATCTTTTTATCTCTGGCTATAacgatataatttttatttttaattgtatgaaAGTTGAGAAAAATTAGAGGGCGAAAAAAGGAAAGTAAAGGTTTTTAGGTCATATTTTGACGTGTGCAGTATAAATTTGCGTGAGGTAAgtaaatacataagtacgtGAAGATTTTGCGATCTCTCTTTGAGAGCGATCACACGAATGCAAGTATTTCCAGCAGAAGATGAAGCTTAGCTATAAAATTAGATATCGCAATGCGCTCTTTATATCATCTACATTGCAAAGTATTTTCCATTATGAATAGTGCCTGTACTTAATGCCCAGTACTTGACAACGCTAGATGTTCTATAACAGACAAATTAGAATTCTTAGTTTACCTAGTGTTTTAACAGCTACGTGTTAATGAGATTTAGAAGTTTTCACACAATATGCCTGCAAATATGGGCATTGCactcatttaaatatttcatttcggAATGGAACGACAGTTaggaatttttctttttctataaaaaaaatatatggcaaATAACCTTTCTGATAACGAATAAATTGCTATACTGTTGTTTGGAAGTTTAGATATTATCGCGTTAAATATATTGGGCTCTTacgaaattagttttataaaaaaaaatccaaagttAATCGACTTTTCTCACtttcaaaaaacattttctcGCGTCACAGtgactatttttatataactcGCTCTCGAAAATAGACCAATGCTATCGTCTCATCTTCTTCTCGTTCATTATAGAGACTAACATTTTCTTGAAATACTTCCAAAAAGTTATAATGTTAACATAAACAGTTTCTGCCAACATTTTATGCATAACGTTAATTGGAAGCAAATTAAAGGCGACAAGATATGAAACTCGTGGCTGTCTGAAAGAGTTTTATACTTTATTGCCTTTGACCATTATATCTGCCTTGCAcatttttaagatttctttaGTGCTCCCTTAATTTACGACTTCAAGATATCAGAGCAATATtatagaaacaagtaaggaatggctaagttggggtgtaaccgaacatttcacactcttgcaacttgcacggATCAAAGGCGGCAAAGGtattcaggtgttggcaaaacttgttttaaaaaatgttacaaatgAATTGaccattcattattcgacgaaatcttgaatgaattacgatcaaatttgacattttattaagttatattataggtcatatactcacttagttttattaccatATTTTACGTCccgtcaacgaaaattatattaaactcaTCCTCAAATGtattatattgagttgatgtgctaaacgtcaaccagaagatcgcaattgatgatattagggatatgagattaagaccaagGTCTAAACCAACTCCATTTGTTAgattaacgaaaattattatatgtagtatactataattgcacatattttcggcattaaactaaactACAGTCACtaacaataaaatagaataaaatggtTCCAAAATAATTAGCATCGATTCCTGCAATATTTATAAGCAGAACTCATTGTAAGCTTTAGTAGACTTTATTCGATacttcaaatttattaaattgcaagttttgtcacaatagTAAACAGTTTATGCgtatattggttttgcatatgttcgaaaagacgaaaatccaatcagattctgtgacaccattgagaatcggaattggtttgcaattctgacaactaagcAAActtgtcttggattccacaacgcCACTGTAAATCTATTATTGAGCTGATCGATTCATTATAATTAGTTATaaacttgattaaaaaaaatagctttcaaaaacgaaaaataaacatCGCCTGGGCAACTCTAATCCTTACGTTTTGAGAAGGgcagaaaatgttgcacttttatTTCAGGTTAGAAGGCAACGTTCTGAGAAGAGAACACTCAACTTTGACTACCCGGGCATAGGGCAGaataaatacattaatattatatttactcaaattacaacttgcacagacagacattcggattttaaattctttcgtcatcctgatcaattAGGTATAAAGTTTAGataaattagttttagttgatacgcacaaccgttaggtgaacaaaactcttatactttgtagcaacatgttgcaagcgtATAATAAAAAGCCATTAAAGGGAAATAATAATCTAAAACTGATTTTGACATAGTCCAATTAcaggttatatatgtatatatttttatatcagtaGTTATAGCTAATATAACATCGACTTACATAAGTATTCCTTCTAACATtctaaatgcatacatatttttatgattaaaaCTCTGTATACGTTTTTCTATTATACAATAATAAGGTTTTCACTTTTTTACGAACAACGCAGAACTCAAGCACAAATAGCTTTTAAGACAAAAGTTTATGTATATTCAAACAAAATCTACAATGTAATTGTATAAAtacgttaaaaaatatatattaatatataaaggtTATTTAGAAGCAATAACACAGCAGCAAATGAATTGATTAAATGTAAAACTAtagtaaaatgaaagaaataaaaataacaggaaatttaataaaatgaataaatccAATTCGTGGGCTTAAATTCCAGCGAATAAAAGtttggattttatttttttgttatcattTTCAGGCAGTCTGTATTGTCCTTTTACTATTCCTTTTCTATTATAGTCGAATGGTATTATTTTGGGAATTTGAAATTTGACGAGTTGACTTTTTACATTAGTTTAATGACCCTTTTAAGTTACTGTTGAGTTTATAAAATCCTCCAATAAGTCGAAATCTTATAGAGCGTTCCAGAgatttataaaatcaaaacaagtaCAAACTCGTGCATAATTGTTTGAATTTTTGAGCTCTTAAAGTAGTGGGGGATATTTTTGCACAATTCTAGACTCTTCTCATAGAGAGTTCACAAGATTTCACATGCCCTCAAGCCAACGTCACTttacaataatttgtatataacgCTGCGTTGTCACTATGGTATAAAAGTAGTAACTTTTTCACTTTTGTGAGGACAGAATCAgttgatttatatacatatgtatgtattaatgtgTATTCTTATTATTCATGAAAGCAGCAGAAATTAGAGACCAGTTATGTATTTTGTATACCCTAAACAGCGTATATTAAACACGAACTTTGTGACACCCAGAAGCAAATGTCGGCCAACctataaaatttacatacatatgtctatatgtataaatgatcagcgtgacgagctgagttgatttagcgaTGTCGGTCTGTCTatgtatatacccgaactagtccttgagtttttgagatatcgatctgaaattttgctcacgtcCTTTTTTCTcaaggaccactatagcatatagctgtcatacaaactgatctgatatttcacaaaaaataattcaaaatactACGTGGAAGAGTACACCAAATATTCGCATGAATCTAAGTGGAAGCAAATacccaaaatatatttaagaaaatttccattaaaagCGCAAACTTCGACGGAGATAGCAGCAAACTAGGTCCTCTGACCTCAGAGCTGAGCTTAATAAATGTACAGCGCAACTAAGAACACAAATTaaacagtttaaaaattaatcataggcaaatataattataaataggCTCTAACCAGTAATCGATCGTAAACATCTCATACCAGCACATCAATTTGGCTTTCGTGACCACAATTCAACAATTGCACAGGTGCACCGAATTGttaatttcgttgaaaataCAATGGATAAAAAGAATGTTTTTTCGGCGGGCTTCTTGGACGTGTCTTAAGCTTTCGACAAAGTTATGCATTCGAGTCTGTTGCTCAAATCATAATGCATGTTACCCAAACAATATTGCGAAATAATTGCTTCCTACCTACAAGATAGATACTTCAACATTAAACAAGAGAATGCCAACTCTAACTTGCAACCGATAGAAGTGGGTGTTCCCCAGGGAAACGAGGCCAAtgctttatttgctttttaccaGTGACATCCCTACTGACCGAAGTTATGTAACAGCGACATTTGTGGATGACACAGCATTGTTAGCAGCTGGAGAATCAACCTCAGTATCTACACGACGAGTGCAGACAGCAGTCAATGCAATTACCAAATGGGCATCTAAGTGGGGCATCAAATAAAACGAATCTAAATCAATTCACGTCGAATTTACATTGAAAAAATCGtccaatttatataaataatactcctATACCACATCATAACAGTGCTAAGTACCTAGGTATCACCTTAGATGCTAAGCTTCGCTGGAAAGAGCATGTAAAAAAAAAGAGGTTAGCTTGATATAAAATTTGCTAAACTTTACCAAaacaagttgttaatatacaatcaaactaaaaaaaagcCAGTTTGGGCCTACGGAGCCCAACTATGTTGCTATGGGCGCTTTCAAAGTAAGGTACTAAGGACTTTAGTTAATGCTCCTAAGTCTGTTAGATCTGCTGACCTACACCGTGATCTAGGCGTGAATTCAGAGGTAAATGAAATAATCAATATTGCAAAGTCTCACGAACTGAGGGTTAGACAGCATGTTAATGAGGACACTTCAAGAAGCCTTCCGACCTATTAAGGAAACAGTAGCAGCAAATGTATCTTATTAACCTTtagcttttaagtattttattttttattttaattagaaaataattgtttgttAGTATATTGTTTTTATCTACTAGGtacaattgtaaaaataaaaattaaataaaatatttgtactcttttaaataaaatgctcAAATGCAATTGAGCCGATTAATTCTAGCGTATTTCTAGTTATGGGCTGtaagatttaaataaaaagcaaagaaCGAAACAAATGT
It contains:
- the sqz gene encoding zinc finger protein squeeze, encoding MAELPAPPSDYLHRSIDQLRSMNERNVLSSLSHHLTPVELRNAAQLAAHEYKPFNINEFRQNVERLDYSLKNGLIHQQQQLLADHQQQQQQLQQQQAHEQQQQQQHHQQQQQHAAHQQQQQQQQQQQQQQQLQLKQSYSPPNSPATPTMTEQPEQKYDPHAAAVEQQQQQQHTVNQKQQRNQQGSPEGRDAKPYKCTQCTKTFANSSYLSQHTRIHLGIKPYRCEICQRKFTQLSHLQQHIRTHTGDKPYKCRHAGCPKAFSQLSNLQSHSRCHQTDKPFKCNSCYKCFTDELTLLEHIPKHKDSKHLKTHICNLCGKSYTQETYLQKHLQKHAEKAEKQQQRQASSTSNAQHHVPAGGIGLNLQRQVVMNAAAAAATSDPNSYWAKVGADSAVNAATLAEAIQQQQQQAAAAAAAAAAQQQQHAQNGYNFAALQQHQQQQQQELLQHHQRLVNGGAGSGGDSAGSGNTPNHSHSPNDEGEDLVMRQTPQHHLQQQQQHQHQQSHSPNPLLMGNAAAAAAAAAAAANYDVKTTSAFTPINTAPPHLNALAAQQRPPAAAAYLYQQNAAAAAGFPTQLISLHQIRNYAHQPSAAAAAGLLASDHLLGLTGVTAGGAGKDKGQ